From Solanum lycopersicum chromosome 8, SLM_r2.1, the proteins below share one genomic window:
- the LOC101267631 gene encoding cation/H(+) antiporter 18-like, which produces MASNGSMKCPSPMKAASNGVFQGDNPLDYALPLAIVQICLVLVLTRLLAYILRPLRQPRVIAEIVGGVLLGPSALGRNQKYLHAIFPPKSLTVLDTLANFGLLFFLFLVGLELDPKSLRRTGKKALSIALAGISVPFALGIGTSFVLRATVSQGVNQGPFLIFMGVALSITAFPVLARILAELKLLTTDVGRMAMSAAAVNDVAAWILLALAIALSGVGRSPVISLWVLLCGTGFVLLCILIAPRIFKWMARRCSEGEPVDEKYVCATLAAVLAASFVTDMIGIHALFGAFVLGVLVPKEGPFAGALVEKVEDLVSGLFLPLYFVSSGLKTNVATIQGAQSWGLLVLVIVTACFGKIVGTIVVSLLCKLPTQEAVTLGFLMNTKGLVELIVLNIGKDRGVLNDQTFAIMVLMALFTTFITTPIVISVYKPAKLAVTKYKHRTIQRKNTSKQLRILACFHSSRNIPAMLNLIEVSRGIEKREGLRVYAMHLMELSERSSAILMVHKAKKNGLPFWNTEQVQDSNQIVVAFDTFSNLSKVSIRPTTAISPMNSMHEDIVASAERKRVAMIILPFHKHPRLDGHLETTRGELRHVNRRVLQHAPCSVGILVDRGLGGASHVSSSNVDFSVTALFFGGHDDREALAYGVRIAEHPGISLIVVRFIVDPEISGTSVKVEMNDKTNPEAQSDDEEFLADVKQKSSTDGSIKFEERIVKDARGTIEAIREYNRCNLYLVGRMPEGQVVVALDKKSDCPELGSLGNLLTSPEFSTTASVLVVQQYRSQLPEESLSSLKEGESSDGDCDSE; this is translated from the exons ATGGCTTCAAATGGAAGTATGAAGTGTCCATCACCAATGAAAGCAGCCTCTAATGGAGTTTTTCAAGGGGATAATCCATTGGATTATGCACTTCCTTTGGCTATTGTTCAAATATGTTTAGTACTTGTGCTTACTAGACTTCTTGCTTATATTTTAAGGCCATTGAGACAACCTAGAGTCATTGCTGAGATTGTT gGAGGGGTTCTACTAGGTCCATCTGCTCTAGGACGCAACCAAAAGTATCTGCACGCTATATTTCCACCGAAGAGCCTTACAGTGCTAGACACCTTAGCCAATTTTGGActcctcttttttcttttccttgttGGACTGGAGCTAGATCCAAAGTCCCTTCGTCGGACTGGAAAGAAAGCTCTAAGCATTGCTCTTGCAGGAATCAGTGTTCCTTTTGCATTAGGAATTGGGACATCCTTTGTTCTCCGGGCAACTGTTTCTCAAGGGGTTAACCAAGGCCCTTTTCTCATCTTCATGGGAGTAGCTCTTTCTATCACTGCCTTCCCCGTTTTGGCTCGTATCCTGGCTGAACTCAAGCTTTTAACAACAGATGTTGGTCGAATGGCGATGTCTGCTGCAGCTGTCAATGATGTGGCTGCATGGATTCTACTCGCTCTAGCTATTGCCCTCTCAGGTGTTGGTCGTTCTCCTGTTATCTCGTTATGGGTCCTTTTGTGTGGAACTGGTTTCGTGCTACTCTGCATACTCATTGCTCCTCGTATATTCAAATGGATGGCTAGACGTTGTTCTGAGGGTGAGCCAGTGGACGAAAAATACGTCTGTGCTACACTTGCAGCTGTTTTGGCTGCATCGTTTGTGACTGACATGATTGGTATTCATGCATTATTTGGGGCTTTTGTGCTTGGAGTTCTCGTCCCAAAGGAAGGGCCTTTCGCGGGTGCTCTGGTGGAAAAAGTTGAGGATCTCGTGTCTGGTCTATTCCTTCCTCTGTACTTTGTGTCTAGTGGATTGAAAACGAACGTAGCCACCATTCAAGGGGCTCAATCATGGGGTCTTCTTGTTCTAGTCATAGTTACGGCATGTTTTGGAAAAATTGTTGGCACTATTGTGGTGTCACTACTGTGCAAATTGCCCACCCAAGAGGCTGTAACTCTCGGTTTCTTGATGAACACTAAAGGTTTGGTGGAGCTCATTGTTCTCAACATTGGCAAAGATAGAGGA GTACTTAATGATCAAACATTTGCCATCATGGTGTTGATGGCTCTCTTCACGACGTTCATCACAACACCTATAGTGATATCAGTATATAAGCCAGCAAAACTAGCTGTGACTAAATACAAACACAGAACTATACAGAGGAAAAACACGAGTAAACAGCTCCGGATCTTGGCCTGCTTCCACAGCTCTAGGAACATTCCTGCAATGCTCAATCTCATTGAGGTTTCTCGGGGTATTGAGAAGAGGGAAGGGCTTCGTGTATATGCAATGCACCTCATGGAGCTTTCAGAAAGATCCTCTGCAATTCTGATGGTCCACAAGGCTAAAAAGAACGGACTGCCCTTTTGGAACACCGAACAGGTGCAAGACTCGAATCAAATTGTTGTAGCTTTTGATACATTCTCAAATCTGAGTAAGGTGTCTATTCGACCAACTACTGCAATCTCTCCTATGAACAGCATGCACGAGGACATAGTCGCTAGTGCAGAGAGAAAAAGGGTTGCAATGATAATCCTTCCATTCCATAAGCACCCGAGACTCGATGGTCATTTGGAAACAACCCGAGGCGAACTTAGGCATGTGAACAGAAGAGTTCTTCAGCATGCACCATGTTCAGTTGGCATATTAGTAGACCGTGGTCTCGGTGGAGCTTCTCATGTATCTTCAAGTAACGTCGACTTCTCAGTGACTGCCTTGTTCTTTGGTGGCCATGATGATCGCGAAGCACTTGCTTATGGTGTACGTATCGCTGAACACCCTGGCATTAGTTTGATTGTGGTTCGATTCATAGTAGACCCTGAGATATCGGGGACAAGTGTCAAGGTAGAAATGAATGACAAAACTAACCCCGAGGCTCAATCTGATGATGAAGAGTTCCTTGCTGATGTGAAGCAAAAATCCTCAACAGATGGATCGATCAAATTTGAGGAGAGGATCGTGAAAGATGCTCGTGGGACTATAGAAGCCATTCGTGAGTACAATCGTTGCAATCTGTATCTGGTTGGCAGAATGCCCGAGGGACAAGTAGTCGTAGCATTGGACAAAAAGAGTGACTGCCCTGAGTTAGGATCATTGGGGAACTTATTGACATCACCAGAGTTTTCGACTACTGCATCAGTGTTGGTGGTGCAGCAGTACCGCAGCCAGTTACCTGAAGAATCTCTGAGTTCTTTGAAGGAAGGAGAGTCATCAGACGGCGATTGTGATTCAGAATAA